In a single window of the Biomphalaria glabrata chromosome 13, xgBioGlab47.1, whole genome shotgun sequence genome:
- the LOC106056076 gene encoding uncharacterized protein LOC106056076: MSILDAMTTTVSAFVDKLVYVIDKDNHSRSIGSHADGSHVHYLTSQPDMSAVTPSPDLAATENPDMTPGQLKAVTVMVISFSIFGCLGNGLVLYVFSKKNDKVSSTIFILALAWTDFFVCLIFMPFTATYLNLDSVVHFEFFCKLFNFLNTSNVPLSAFLMVAIAVDRYFSICHPFLHIMTPRRAKATILCLVVFAFSLGSITSCLFGIHSYNETLTQYNAHNCNSSFASPRLLYSDTGDNLPWNNFTVTSPGPDTLALCEELRISLSKRDGACLEKYQILSLGFMETYQKIYISFYIISLLSVFTLYFFIYRSVVKRRAWRRKQKSWSHSPMTMTAASTMPATAENRVTQLTYGAEGQTLELSPKHPENNEAFREANGDKTEEREYVADNRLAKTNNSSRPAEMVVVTRNDFANDGVVETSALSSAEKKTIRERRDFNFLANIRTASMLFVVAVVFIVSFLPAWLMAVRLIGYHVIVFYSHFFYNVVNPVIYAFMNQSFRKELKRVFQRECHKLSCHRNRPSYEHGVSRTGMTELSVCESPDDNFAEGYRTRLNTE, encoded by the exons ATGTCCATACTGGACGCCATGACCACCACGGTTTCCGCCTTTGTGGACAAGCTGGTCTACGTGATTGACAAGGACAACCACAGCAGGTCAATCGGCAGCCACGCCGACGGCAGCCACGTTCACTACTTGACCAGCCAACCGGACATGTCAGCTGTGACGCCGTCGCCGGATCTCGCGGCGACCGAGAACCCGGACATGACTCCGGGGCAGCTGAAGGCGGTGACCGTGATGGTGATCAGCTTCAGCATCTTCGGTTGCCTGGGCAACGGCCTGGTACTGTACGTGTTCTCCAAGAAGAACGACAAAGTCTCCTCCACGATCTTCATCCTAGCCCTGGCCTGGACCGACTTCTTCGTCTGCCTTATCTTCATGCCGTTTACCGCGACCTACTTAAATCTGGACAGCGTGGTGCATTTCGAATTCTTCTGCAAGCTCTTCAACTTCCTCAACACGAGTAATGTGCCCTTGTCTGCTTTCCTGATGGTCGCCATTGCAGTGGACAG ATACTTTAGTATTTGCCATCCGTTTCTCCACATCATGACTCCCAGGCGAGCGAAAGCCACCATCTTATGCCTTGTGGTGTTCGCGTTTTCATTGG GCTCCATAACCTCGTGTCTGTTTGGGATTCATTCTTATAATGAAACACTGACGCAGTACAACGCCCACAATTGCAACAGTAGCTTCGCCTCCCCGAGATTACTATACAGTGACACGGGAGATAATCTTCCATGGAATAATTTCACAGTTACTTCCCCTGGTCCTGATACCTTGGCCCTGTGTGAGGAACTGCGCATCAGTTTGTCAAAACGAGACGGAGCGTGTTTAGAAAAGTACCAGATCCTGTCGTTGGGTTTTATGGAAACTTACcaaaaaatttatatttcgTTTTACATCATTTCTCTTCTATCAGTATTCACATTGTATTTCTTTATCTACCGGTCAGTGGTCAAGCGCAGGGCCTGGCGGAGAAAGCAGAAGTCGTGGTCCCACTCCCCGATGACCATGACAGCGGCTTCCACCATGCCGGCCACCGCAGAGAATCGTGTCACGCAGCTGACCTACGGGGCCGAGGGCCAAACCTTGGAGCTGTCCCCGAAGCACCCGGAGAACAACGAGGCTTTCCGGGAGGCCAACGGAGACAAGACGGAGGAACGCGAGTATGTGGCCGACAACCGGCTAGCCAAGACCAACAACTCTTCCAGACCGGCGGAGATGGTCGTGGTGACCCGGAACGACTTTGCCAACGACGGCGTGGTAGAGACGTCCGCGCTGAGCTCGGCCGAGAAGAAGACAATCCGGGAGCGGCGCGACTTCAACTTCTTGGCTAACATCCGCACGGCGAGCATGCTGTTCGTGGTGGCCGTGGTGTTCATCGTCAGTTTCCTCCCAGCGTGGCTGATGGCCGTGCGCCTGATCGGCTACCACGTGATCGTCTTCTACTCTCACTTCTTCTACAATGTGGTCAACCCGGTCATCTACGCCTTCATGAACCAGTCTTTCAGAAAAGAGCTGAAGCGAGTGTTTCAACGAG